The Macaca nemestrina isolate mMacNem1 chromosome 1, mMacNem.hap1, whole genome shotgun sequence genome contains the following window.
CCAACTGGCCAGTAAACACAAGAAAAGATGTTCAAGATTACTAATCACTAGGTTTTAATGGTCAGTCCCTCAGGACAGctaccaacaacaaaaagacttgttcttgaattttaaaaattcttcagatTCCACAAGAAACAATATATGGAAGACCCTTGTTTTATGATTCTAGGAAATTCTAGTTGTAATGCCCTTTAACTGCAATTCCATGATACATTGTATTTATGTCAAGTCTTTGCCCTTTATCTTTAGTGTAGAACTCTAACCCTTCAAAAAAGTGCTGTGCCTGAGATTTCTAATTGTGCATTTTACCGGGCCTGCATGATTATCACAGATATGTATTTGAGGAGGAAAACActtaaaacttaaatgtaaatgttaagTTTCTTTTTCCACTACATCATCTACTTTTATCACTTTTTGAACTAAAAGGTATTTAATGTGGAAGGccccaataaaaaataatctttaaaaaagtaaatgttttaacttaagaaaagataattttttaccatcttttttttttttttttttttttaggctgcACCAAAAACTGAAGCTTAGCTGGTATACAAGAGTGGCCCTATCACCATCTCTATGCCCCTCACCTTCCTTCTAAGTTGCAatctttggaaaattaaaaatattttcctatctgGTTCATGGTTTATAACTAGCTCTTATCAGCCAAGGATGTACTTCTTCTTGAGTCTGAATCTATCTTGTAAAAATAGATTAATTGTTTTAAACAACTTTGATTCATACAGTCTCAGGTCTATCCACGTTCTCTCACTCTAAATTCACACATTTATTACAAAACGAAAGAGTAAAGAGTAAAACATGAGGTCCTTATGTCTACAAATGGAAACTTGGTTTTCAATTAAATATGTATAGCTGTTTCTATGCAAGTCATTCCAAATAAGCAATTCTTTTTAAGCTTCTGAGGTCTCTACACATTTTTGAACTCAATAACTGATGATGTGTTTTCATGAATCTTATCTCTCCAATGTCCTTGCTCCTTTGGAAAACAAGTTTCAAATTCTTATCAATAAAGAAAGATTCCTCCAAGAGGTGAATGTTGTGGGTTGTCACTCAGCATTCTTCTCACCCTCCTTCCAGTGTGCAGAGTCTAGGAACTGAAATCATGATCCAGAGTCCCTCGGGTACTGGAGGAAATTGAGCAAGTTAGCTTAGGCTAATCAGGTGCACTCCCAAGagctttggaaggcagagggggTGGAAGCCATGCTTCAGCTGTTTATGCTGCTTCTGCTGACAAGGGCAGTCCTGCAGGTGTTGGGATTTTTTGTGCCAGAATGCCAGTGTCTGGTCCTCAGTCTCACGGGTattgagagaaagaggagggggtGCCTGTGTGTTGCCAGTGCAGACCAGCAGtctgttatggattgaattgtgccCCAAACCTCCCAACTCATAGGTTGAAACTCTAACCTCCAGTACCTTAGATGTGATTGTGTTTGAAGATAGGACCTTGAAAGAGGTCATGAAGGCTGAatgaggctgggtgaggtggttcacacttctaatcccagcactttgggaggccaaggcagtggactgcttgagctcagtccaagacaagcttgggcaacatagtgaaacccagtatctacaaaaactacaaaaaattagctgggcatggtggctcaggcctgtagtcccagctgcttgggaggctgaggtgggaggatggcttaagcccaggagactgaggctgcaatgagctgagatcacaccactaaactccacaccctgtctcaaaaaaaaagtatgtgcaTGCGCAGAACATAGGTGATGTTAGGACAGAAAGAAagcggccatctgcaagccagagaGAGAGGCCTGAGGAGAAACCAAACCAGTGGACACCTTGaactcagacttccagcctccagaactgcgaaaaataaatttctgttgtttaagccaccagactgcagtattttgttatggcagctctagccGACTAACACACAGGCAAGGCTGGGACTGTAGCTAACTGTTGGGATTTCAGAGCTTCCTAGGTGGCAACTGAAGTGGTAATGTCCTTATAGCTACCAGGTCCAGTGGCAGCCTCCTGGTGCCCAGCTTCCTCACTACAGCACAAGTAACAGCTCAGTGGTCATTCTAGGAGTTACACTGGAGATGGCCCAGCCCAGAGTTTGCTATTCTAGCTCTTTGTGAAATGTGGAAGCACTGAAGTCCCCATATCAAATCCTATATCCACATAGCCATCTTAAAGGCTCAGGAGAGGAAAACGAGTTGTTATAGTCCATTCAGGCCACTATTAAAAAGCATCATAAACTGGATaacttgtaaacaacagaaacttacttctcagagttctggaggttgggaagtccaagatcaaggtgccagcagattccatctcttgctgcatcctcatatggcagaagggGTGAGGGGTTTCTCTCTCGGGCCTCTTTTTATAGGGGCATTAGTCCCATGAGGGCTCCatttcatgacctaatcacctcccagaggcctCCCACCCCtgataccatcaccttggggttagaaatttaacacatgaatttggggagTGGGGGAtgacacagacattcagaccatagcattgGCATGGAACCACAGGACCCCTGGAGATTGAGAAGGGCATAGGTGATCAGGGATTCAAGGGTATTTGCTGAGTCATAACCAGTAGAGTAGAATGTTTCCAGTGAGGGCCTGTAAAGAACTATGGAAAACCAGCTTCAAACACCTGGTAGGCCTTGTGGGTGAGACAACGCCTTGGGCAATACTAGTGATGGAAGATGCTTTCTGCACTCTTCTCTGTTTTGGCCCTGGAAGAGTCAGAAACCAGTTTACAagcttgggagactgagaaacCCTAGGTAGGGGAAACAGAAGATAAATTGTTGTTTCTCCCCAGTCCTCATTCCCTCACCACCACCGCACACAGGTACACACCCACATCAGGTGCTGCCTGAGCGAGGAGAGAGTAAATCAAGTTCAAGGTTCTGAGTATTACATGGAATTGAACATTATATGATTTAGGATTATGTAAATTAAGACTGTATTTACAACTTTGGGACTTATTACCTCTGTGTGAACAGAAAAAGTACAGGACTGCCTACGTTTTTGCCAAAGAGCAAGAGATTCATTCTCTGCACAGAATAACTTGTAGAGAGACAAAGAAATGCAACATAAAGACAGTTTCTGATTACATCTCCTTAAATTCTGCTTGTTCACTCGTTATAGAGACTTAATCTGGAGATCAATTTTTAATTGTTCTAGTGTTTTGCCTTTAAAGGCAAACTAAATGTTGTTGTGATGTTTGAACAGTATTTTGTACCGACAAAAGCGCATTTTAGGGCCATGGATGTTCTACCTTCATCTCtatttgtattagtccgttctagcactgctacaaagaaatacctgagactgagaaatttataaagaaaagagggttaAATGGCTCACAGTTCTGATGGCTATACAGGAAGTATgatggcttctgcttctggggaggcctcaggaaacttacaatcatggcagaaagtgaaggggaaacaggcaaacatggccaaagcaggaagacgagagagaagggggaggtgcgcaccacacacttttaaacaaccagatctcacgatcactcactcactcactcactattacGAAAACAGCAacaaagggatggtgctaagccactCATGAAGggccaccctcatgatccaatcacctcccaccaggccccacctccaacattggggattacaattcaacatgaaatttggtggggacatagaacccaaaccatatcaccatttGATAAGCAGCCTAGGGGTCTTTGAGGTCGGTTTTGTGCACAGATAAGGGACTATAAGGGTCTCTGTTTGTTTATAAAGTAATAGTTGCTTTACCAAAGTTACAAATCAACAAATATACTTTCTCTTAACCTTTTAAATTCAAATTGCATACTGTTTTAAACTGTTTACAAACTCTATAAAATTTCACAATTACTGTAAGGAGGCACTTTTACTGTTTACTTAATTCTCCTAAACATTTCAAGCAACTTTTACAAATTtaatatttgactttcttttcAAGTACTTCAATTCTATAACAAAACTCTAAGTAATTGTTATAAATAAGGtaagttaaatttattttcatatgcatTTCACCTGAAATTGAATTGGATATAAATTGTATATactattttacatataaagacTATATGTTTATAAGATTAAATATGTCATTATTTATTACGTAACAGTTAAAGTGTAAATCAATTActtgattacatttttttttttttttttctgagacagagtctcactctgttgcccaggctgaagtgccgtggcacgatctcagctcactgcaacctcttgcctcctgggtttaagcgattctcctcctcagccttctgagtagttgagactacaggcacatgccaccatgcctggctaatttttgtatttttagtagagacagggtttcactatgttagccaggctggtctcgaactcctgacctcgggtgatccacccgccttggtctcccaaagtgctgggattacaagtgtgagccaccacacccagccacacatttttacttttttagaaatGTGGTAATGCTcagaactcctagcctcaagggatcctcccaccacagcctctggagttgctgggattacaggtgaaagtCACCATGCTGGCTCACATTGTAAGTTGGAATCACAAAACTAATTTCTTTTGCATCCTAGTGAACTAAATTGTCATAAACATTGTATGTGCTTATACCAACATATCCACATTATTCTTAAATTTAATCACAAACTTGAATGTTACAACATTAGCATAACTAACAATCtgttattttatacttaaatatttttttgagatgggatctcactctgtcaaccccctttggagcgcagtggcacaatcatagttcactgcaacctccactttccaggatcaagtgatcctcctacctcactggGACTAccggtaaatttttgtatttgtttttctatttatagagacgaggtctccctgtgttgcccaggctagtctcaaactcccaagctcaagtgattctcctgaatagctgggatcacaggtgcgtgccaccactcctggctaattttttgtatgtcttttgtttgtttgtttctgtttttttgtttttttgtggagacggaggtctcactatgttgcccaggctgttcccgaactcctgggctgaagctatccccctggcctctcaaagtgcagggattacaggcgtaagcccctGCTTCCGGCCCTTAATTCTACATTAGCCAGAATTCAAAGGCATTTACCCACTTAAGAAAATAGGGCACTCTCAGCTTGTTGAGATTCACAGTACACTGAGAATGCTTATCTCACAGAGAGATATTCCTGAAAAATCATGATTTTAATGACTGCGCCATATGCTGGCATGTCTGCACCAGAATTTCCTTTGCCTCTCCCTGTTGGTTTGCTCCACTTTTTCACTGAGTCAGACCGTTGAACACCGTGGACATACTGTCTTGCGTTTCCGAATATTTCCTAGAAGGATACGGACGTTTCCTGACTCACGATAAACATTTTCTGATCGTCTTTCCAAAACCTTGCCACCAGTTTGCACTCCCACGAATCCCGTTACCGTGACTATCTCGCCATACCCTCCCTAGCACTTAACGTGATCTCTAGTATCATTTACCATCGTTGCTAATTTGAACATGAGCAGATGGAGTCCTATTATTTGCGGTCATTAATCTCGCAGCAAGTGCAGTTGAAGGTGTTTTGCATGTTCATTGTGCAGTGCACGCTGTAGTCTGCACCCTTTGGCCGGCAGGTGGGTGCAGGGCGGGGCTGGCGGAGCGCACCCGCCGCCTGGCAGGCCAGTTCGAAGCGGAGTCGCCGCCATCCCGGGCCCCACGGCCAGGGGGCGCTGCGGGCCCCAATCCCCCGCCCCGTCCGGGCTGGGGCGGAGGAGCGGGCGGGGAGCAAAGGTTGGTGTCTCTGCGCTCGGACCTTCGCCAGAGGGGCCGCGGCATGATGACGGTGGGAGCTAGGCTCCGAAGCAAGGCGGAGAGCAGCCTCCTGCGCCGCGGGCCCCGAGGGCGAGGGAGGACCGAGGGGGACGAGGAGGCGGCCGCCATCCTGGAGCACCTGGAGTACGCCGACGAGGCGGAGGCGGCGGCCGAGAGCGGGGCGAGCGCGGCTGTCGAACGGGGCCCCGGGGCCCGGGGCGCGCGGAGGGTGCACTTCGCACACCTGCCGGAGCGCTACGAGCCCCTGGAGGAGCCGGCGCCGAGCGAGCAGCCCAAGAAGCGGTACCGGCGGAAGCTGAAGAAGTACGGCAAGGTAGGGGCCCTGCACCGCCACTGCCCGGAGGGCGCGGGTGTGGTGCCTCGCAGGGGAGCGGGAGCCGGGTCCTCACCGTCGACTCACCCAGTTTCTCCGGGCTACACCTGCGACCCCCTCCGCCCCCGCTCCCATTCCCTCGCGGGAGGCGAGCCGTGAGTTGCGAGTCGTGATAGAAACTTAAATCGGAGGTTGGGCTGGGTAGTCCCCTCTGTGCCTGCTATTGCGCTCCTGGCTGCTTAAGAACCTTTCTCAAGGGGCTCCCACCAAGGTGGTTCTTATGTAAGATCAGGAATCAGTGTCCCTGATTACAGATGGGAATATGAAGCGTGAGCGCGGCAGGTGACTTGGAGAAGGTTGGCCcaggtggaaagaaagaaattgcaacCCAGTGTATGTGTTTTCCAGTAACATCCTCTCCAGGATATCCCATTAGTTGAGAAATGTTTGGGTTATTCTCCCAGATATTCCCAAGGTTATTTCCAGGGCCTGAGAGCgcaacaaatacataaataagcgCTTGTTGAATTTTTCTCGTCTAGCCAACCATCAGTGTACTCTGGGGCCTTCAAAACATTCTGCCATTTGTCTCGGGGAAATGGGGTTAGGAAGGGTGAATGTGGGAGAAAAGGACAGTTTCCTTCTCAGAAATCAAAGCCCAGATGCAGTTCCTAGGTGTCTCTGCCTGGAAGCACTCGAAGCTGCTGCCGGAAGCTCTCCTGGCCTGGACAAGGCCACCCAGAATAAAGTCACAGAAGTTACTGTGTCCTGGCCAAAGGCCATGGGCCTCATCTGATTTATTGTCCTGTTATCTGTGTCACCCAGTGCCCTCTTATACCTGAAGCCATTCAGTCTCCATACCTGGGAGCTTAGGTTTATCCTCTTTAAAGTTATGTCAGCAGCTTCTGGAGCAGAACACAGGCAGGGGTAAAACTATAAAGTTGGGTCTTTCTGGCTTAGAGCCCTGCTAGGACGAATCATCTGTGCTTTGGGTCCCAGTTGAGCACAAAGAAGCCATCATGTCCCTCTCCACTGGtgaactgatactgcagaaaccTCAGCTCAAGGACTAGGACTTGAAGATATTTTGGGGGCACTCATTATGCGTCAGGCATTGTGCTGAGCAGTAGCGCTGCGAAAATGAATACAGGGCAGCCCTGCCCTAAAGAAGGGCACAGCCTCCCAGGAAGACACTGACATAGCTGGGCACCACCGCTGGGGGCTTCAGGGCACAGAGCTCAGGCAGTTCGCTCCTCAGCGGTGAGCTTGTAAAGGCAGGGAAGTTTTGAAATCGTGGTGACATGAAAACTGGGCACAGAAGGATGAGTTAAGATTTCACCAGATAACAGTGAAGTGGTATGAAGTAGGTACACTTCATCCCCACTAGAACAGCTACTGCAAAAAATGTCCAGACAAAccaaataacaaatgttggtgagaatgtagagaaatcGGAACCattgtacattgctggtgggaatgtaaaatcgGACAACCGCTATGGAAAACAATTTGGGAGTTCCTTAAAAAGTTCAGTGTAGACTTATTCTGTGATCTAGCAGTTCCACTCTTAGGGATGtaaccaaaataattgaaaacaggtacTCAAATCAATGTTTATTATGTACACATTTTAATagaagcattatttacaatagttgaaaggtagaaacaacccaaatgtccctaaATGGATGCATGCATAAACAAGGgtgttatatacatacaatggaatactattcagccataaaaggaaggaaatgtagTAATCCATGCTACAACATGATGTACCTCTAAAAATATTATGCGAAGTGAAGTAAGCAAGACCCACAAGATCACGGATAGtgcatatgattccatttgtatggaGTGCCCAGGATAGGTCAACACATGGAGATGGAAcacagattggtggttgccagggaatgGGGGAAAGAGGAATGGAGCACATCTGCTTAATGGAGTATGTGTTTTTTCCTGAGGAGATGAAAATGTTTGGAACTAGATAgaagtggtggttgcacaacattgtaaatgtactaaatgccactgggCTGTAcgcactttaaaatggtgaattttgtgTTATGCGAATTTGCCTTaactaaaacaaatgaaaaaaccaaGATTTCAGTGGCTAGAGAAGTGGTGTCATCTGAGGTAGAGGGGCCATCACAAGCCCAGCTGTGGGCATGAAAGCTCTAGAGTGTTGCACACTAGTTCAGTGGACCCAGGAGGCCAGGTGAGAGGACATCGTCAGGTTAGGGTTGGATCTCTCCTTTCTGCCCTTCAAAAGAGTGACTTCAGCTTCTACTTTCTTGGAGCCAACTGAGAGGGTCACCAGGCtcaaacatgaagaaataaagcagGCAACCCCTCTTTGTTCCCCTAGACCCCTGCTCCCCTCTGAGAGAGTAGTTGGGTAGAAAGCTCTACTCAGATCAAAGAATTCCAAATGCACACTCAAATGACCCTGAAATAGTGGTTGAGAgacattttatgtttctttgcATTTCATTTCTCAAATCTGTGTTTTTGACAATGTTCCATTTAATTAACTATTTTAGtagatttctttttcctaaatTACAAAGACAAAGTGACAAGCAGCTTTTAAAGTGTAACCGGCTGAGCAAAATGGATGTACAAATACCAAAAATGTCACGTTTAATGTAGGCAATTGTGGTTCTGATCTTGTTTATAATGGGTCACTCTTGATTGTTAAGCTTGTTCccagaaaatatgtttttcttttgttatttcaaaCATGTAAGTAGAATTCCCCCAATGATTCTTACCACACATTTAGAGAAGTGTATCTCTTAGCAACATCACATACCCACACATGCGCATGCCCCAACCCAGTGTCTCTTTGACACATCAACAGAGTAATGTCCAGGAAAGCAGTGTCTGGAGAAGACACAGACATTACTTGGTTCTCACAAAGCTCCTCATTTAGCGGGAGAGGTACCGAAGGAAACACCCAGCCTCTTCCTGCATGCTCAGGATACAGTAATGAGCACAACAGAGTCCCTGCCCTCCTTCTGTTACTGTGAGGGACCCTGTAATGTAAACTATTGAAagcttggccaggcgcggtggctcctgcctataatcccagcacttggggaggccgaggcaggtggatcacctgaggtcaggagttggaaaccagactatcatggtgaaaccccatctctactaaaaatacaaaacattagccgggtgcggtggtgcatgcctctaatcccagctacttgggaagctgcagcaggagaattgcttgaacccaggaggcagaggttgcagtgagttgagattgcgccattgcattgcagcctggacaacaagagtaaaattcggtctcaaaaaaaaaaaaaaaaaaaatcaagtaaaccAGAAGTCATAGGAAATTATAGTCTTAACAAACTTTCCCAAACAGACAACAAAAATCTTTGGTTTATGTATTACCACCACAAACCTAAATTGCTATGTAATAAAAAGAAGCAGATGTTATTTAGCAGTAATAATAGCTGATATTGGGGAGCACTTACATGGCCTGCAGTTTGTGCCGGGCCCTGTTCTCAGTGCTTTCCTTGCGTGATCTGATTTACTCCTCTTAACAACCCGATGAGGTAGTTACTAAATATTCCCATtgtataggtgaggaaactgaggccatgGGAAATTAAGTAAGTGATAGAGTTGGAATTCAAGCCCAGGCCATGAGTAGTTAACTAGAAGCTTACATATTGCCtttatttaaaaagggaaatagaGTATGGGGGTTAAGGTCATAGGCCCTGAAGTGAGATTTCTTTGGGATTGAACTTCAGCTCTGCCTCTAGCCAGATATATAAATGTGGACAGATGTAATCTCTCTGTGCTTTGAATGATTGACATCTGATAGACAAAGGCCACCAGGGACATACCAGTAGCCAATCCATGTTAAGTTTATGTACTTAGGGCTACAAGGGAGAGTGCATGCCAGAGGAATTGTGGGGTCTTCAAAAAGTGGAGATCTCAAGTAATGAATTGAATGTTTGAGTCTGAACTGAAGAGTTCTTTAAATCTAGGAGATACTTGTAGTCATTAGAAATGGATGAGACCATCTAAGGAGAGATTgtagggaaagagagagaggagagacccAGGACTGAGTACTGAAGAACACCAACATTTTAAAGTCCATTAGAAGGGATAATTTAGCAAAGAAAGCTGAGGAGGAGCTCCCAATTTAGGTAGAGGAGAACTAAGAATATGGAGTCAAAGAGGCCAGATGATTATTTCATAAAGTACATCAAAAGCTGCTGAGAGGTCAGGAAGACAGAAAAGTGTCCACTGGGTCAGGCAGCATGGGGGTTGTAGATGGCCATGACCAGACAGTCCCTGCATGGGTTGGGGTAGGAGTCAGAGGGAATAAAAAGTACAGACATGGAGGCAGTATATGTGGTTGGCTCTTTTGGCTGGCTTGGCGTGATGGAGGCCAGAGACTGGGGCAGGAATACGGAGTCAAGGTGATACCCGAGCATGTGTGTAAGCTAATGGGATCCAATGGAGAGGAAGCGAATGATGGAGCTGGAGAAGGGAAAGCCAAGATCAAGGTGGGAGAAGGCACCAACAGCAAGTATCAAGGGAATGGCCTGGGGGAAGAAGACCACTTTCTCCACTGTAACACAGGCAACGTGGGAGAAGCCAGGAGCAGACACAAGCAGGGCTATAGAGAGTGGTGGAAGGTGAGCACGTTCCCTGATGATGtctgggtttggttttgtttttctgtgaaagATGAAGTGGGATCATCTCATGAAGGTATGGAGACTTGGGTGTGTTCGTGTGTGTTGCAAGTGGGGAGGCTTAAGAAGGGAAAAGTATGAGGCAGTACCCGGAGGAGAGAGAAATTCATCCTACTGGACAGATACGGAGGTTTTTCAGGTGGTGTTGGAAGTCAAGGTGAGATTTGTGATTGTGATCAGGAATTTTAAGTTAAACCAGTCTGAGTGGTTATGGTAATATGGAAAAGTCAAAGGACTGAGAGACAAGGTATGCGGCCTAAGGCACAGGTTGTCTGCATGGACATTGATGTCACCAAGAATGATGACAGAAGTTGAGGTAGGGAGGGGAAGACTGTGGGCAGCCATGCaataaatggtggtggtggtgttaatTTTTCTGTTGCAATCCCATTTGAGCCCTTTAGATGTTCCCTGTCTAGCACCTGACATTCTCTGAATGTCCCCTATCCAGCCTTATAGAAAAGGAATAGGAGGAGTGGTTACCAAGAAAGCATCGCCCAAGCCTGACCGTCAAGGAGCTTATAATGGTATTGGAAATGCTGGACTTATATGGATATAGCAATTAGAAAATGGCAGAAGACTACAAAGGGACAGATGTGTGGGTCAGACAGAAACATGCCATTGAGGTAGAGGGAGGAGAAGATGGGCTTTCAGATAAGGTGAAGGAAGGAAAATTTAACCCAGCCTTCTGACGGCCCAGTAATTTTTAGCTGGAACAGAGAAAAGGAATgatctttggtttaaaaaaacaaaacaaaactgcttaATTTTAGAATTAGCAGCCTTACTGCTGTTTCCAAGAAGGTCTTTGAATTATCTGGAAATAAGCTGTGCTTGAAAGCACGTTCCAAGGGGATGATGTCTACTGTGAGCCCCCACATATTCTTAGGCTGGGGGTGGGCACCTTCCACCAGAGATGTGGGAATGTGGTAACTTGCTGATTTGTCAcgggagaatcaggaaaaatgatCTTTATGTATGTTACcgtgactcattttttttttttttttcatgaaagatGGCAGAATTAAAAATTGCCTACCCTAatcctttgcttttctcttttattcctaaAACTAGAATGTTGGGAAGGTCATCATCAAAGGATGCCGCTACGTGGTCATCGGCCTGCAAGGCTTCGCTGCAGCCTACTCCGCCCCGTTTGCGGTAGCCACCAGCGTGGTATCCTTTGTGCGCTAATGGGAGCTGCTGCGGCAGGTGCCACCAGAGTGAATGGGAGCCCCTGCTGTGGGAACTTTGTGAATCCTGGAGCATCTCAGACTTGAACATACAGCATACTTGGAAGAGAAAACATGCCTT
Protein-coding sequences here:
- the C1H1orf115 gene encoding required for drug-induced death protein 1, translated to MMTVGARLRSKAESSLLRRGPRGRGRTEGDEEAAAILEHLEYADEAEAAAESGASAAVERGPGARGARRVHFAHLPERYEPLEEPAPSEQPKKRYRRKLKKYGKNVGKVIIKGCRYVVIGLQGFAAAYSAPFAVATSVVSFVR